The proteins below come from a single Zea mays cultivar B73 chromosome 8, Zm-B73-REFERENCE-NAM-5.0, whole genome shotgun sequence genomic window:
- the LOC103636009 gene encoding uncharacterized protein, protein MCVLVDRYGRGAGPQMLASSSPRLASNPSISLQTAGVFLVVQLMSFTRLHHTVKLQIVRDKLVAILLTRILEINRLQHLLAKIFGTGDQLHDDESYKTTM, encoded by the exons ATGTGCGTGCTAGTTGATCGATATGGAAGGGGAGCTGGGCCTCAGATGCTAGCTAGCTCTTCTCCACGTTTAGCTTCCAATCCGTCCATCTCTCTGCAGACTGCAG GGGTATTTCTTGTAGTTCAGCTCATGAGTTTCACAAGACTTCATCACACGGTTAAACTACAAATTGTGCGAGACAAATTAG TAGCGATACTGTTGACCAGAATTTTGGAAATAAACCGGCTCCAACACCTACTTGCAAAGATATTTGGAACCGGTGACCAGCTGCACGACGATGAATCCTACAAGACGACCATGTAA